The genomic segment agtgaaaagtgataagtgatagcttcggctatacttatctgatcaagagacaaagtgataagtgatagctttagctacacttatctgatcaagagacaaagtgataagtggctacacttatctgatcaagaaacaaagtgataagtggctacacttatctgatcaagggacaagtgataagtgatcatacgtaagaccatagttatactatggcaaagtgaaggtgaagtactcaattttccgtgaccgttccctaatttgattaaggatggtaagtgacaaatgggcccaaaagaattaaagtaaatggataagtggtagtgtatttatatcaggacgatgttgttattcaaactaaagtgatattttcattgctaaattgagaatttcataaatgtgttattgaatggtataatcaataaacattgagttaaatggtaaatacgtattagttttgaatttgatgtcattgaattgtacgtgaattaaatggaaatttctagtgatatgatttaaattatgagcatgagaaattgcgaattgaatgaaatggaaatgaagcattaaattgcatgagtatgtatcgggtctcgcaggccctaattattatgattataatattttgaggatatattgtgaaaagttatagaaacatgttaattatttttgaaagttttaattttgatgaaattttataactcggttaaatacgtttacaagtgtatgtgttttggtaatacctcgtaccctattccggtgttggatacgggtaaggggtgttacattttctctCATATTTTCAGTTGCAAGAATGAACCAATTTAATAATGTACACGCCATAAATTtcattgaatatatttaaataattaaaatatattttttaaagtaaaaaaaatgaatgaagagTAAATAAATTTGAGTTATGCATTTACAAATACGAACCAATTTAATTTAagtttgatttgaaatgtttaataGCATGTAAATACAAACATATTGCTACTGCAAAATGTAAGATGCCACATCTAATTCCATTATAATGAAACTCCTGTATTATATTTTGAATTGCATTTTAGtctctttacaaaaaaaaaaggagtaaattagtccttatacgttAGATGAGTAAACAAAATTGACCCTTTGTTAAAATTGCACcgttaaatgtttattttagtgtctatatataaggtataataataaatttaaccctcaatcttcacattttttcaatttaaccctaatattttattggaagtaaactagaatttttttaatggttataagattttttttaattgcttataagatttttgaaatagaatccattttttaaaaaatcaattttaatgaGTTGGTATtgttatttttagtaaaaaaatatattatctgtttttataaattttgtttataattcttatgatttttaaataatattaaattttaaaagtgtttaattgattttttttaatttgttactaaGGCCTTTTTACCTTTTAGCCTTattagtttcaaaaaattttaatttacttctAATAAAATagtaggggttaaattgaataaatatgtaaaaattgagagctaaatttactattatatctTATTTATAAACTCCAAAATAAACTAGCATTGCAATCTTAACAGGGACTGTTTTACTCACTCATATAATGTAATCCAAAATATAACTACATAAATAAAGTTATAATTTTGCTAGAATATGGACAAACTTGGATGATCAGTAGTGCATTTTGTAGCATCTATGCCTAGTAAAATCAATGTTTGACCAAACAAAACTAACATGtataataaaatcataatcatAGCATTTGACCCTAATCATAAAGTCAATTTTCCCACTTTACCAAACATTTCTAGGACCTATTAACCCAAGAATCTCTTCCCAAAGCccaacatttccaacacttgcaagaCCAATTACACTTGGGCTACAAGCCACAACTATCCAAAAGCCAGCCTTTATTTCTTCATCTAATTGTTCTTTGTCCCACAAACAATACCCATCAAAGAACCTAAAATCCCTTGCCTTCACCACATTTCTCTTCACCATCTCAGCAGCATACCCTACACTTTCTTTAGTCCCATAGTACAACCCTTTCATTACTTCTTCAAAACCCCCACTTTTCTCCAcaccaccatcatcatcatccttTGTTGGACTCACCAAAAAAAACCCATCTTCCAATGGCCCACCGAAGAACAACGGCACATGAGAGAACACCTCCGAGACATCTCGGATAGTTGTTGATCTCATTTCTTTGATAGATTTGAGAGATGATTGATTTAGTATGATCCCTAATGGGCCTATAGACCCTGCTTTTAAGAGGAGGATCACCGTCCGCTCGAAAATGTGGACCCCGTCGAGTTTTTTGGTAGCGATAAGTAGACAACCTTTTTCGGGCTCACGGATGGTGTGAGCCCATTTGTCACCAATTGTAACAGGTTGAGGAGGTTGGTCCACTACTGTATCAGGACCAGCCCATGATGAAGGGCCTGAAACTTTCTCGGTTGCCACTAATTTAGCTCTAAATGAACGCCAATCAGAATCAAGGGTGGGCTTCTTCTCATCATTTGAAAGGCAGCCTGCATTGGTAAAATCAATAATGATGTAAAACCATTTTCAGGTTAAAATTTGCAATAGATCCCTATACttttcacaaatttagaatttaatctttatacttttatttctaggaatttagtctatttactttttaaattttaatgatataaaACAAGAAGGTTATATTCAAAGAAAATGAATACATGAATTTATTAAACAACTTGGAGTTTAATTAATGAATATATTTGAATAAGGGTATTCAAATTATGACAAAAATATCAAACCTAAAGTAAGATTTAATAAGGAAATTGAAGAACTTACATGTAATAGAACTTGGGGAAGCAACTTTTGTAGAGTAGAAAAGGTTGGAATTGGTGTTGGGGAAAGGAAGTGGTTTAGGTTTGATTGAGGGCTCAAACTCAATAGTTTTAATGAAGGAATTTGATGAGAAGAAACAAGCTTCCATGTGTTGTGTTTTTTGTCTTCTTTGCTTTGGCTAATGGAAGTGAAGTCCCCAAAGGATAAGACCAAGCAAGTTATAGTTGGACTTGAGAGTGGATCTCTATCACAAGTTCATTCCCGCTCTATCCAATCATTTGTTCAATGCTAACCTTTCTCATCAATTGTGTATAATTTTGAGCTAAACTTGTTATTATACTAGCTAAGTTTATGTATGGATCAATTATTACTATCCACTCATTTTCGAAACtgacaaaaattaaattactccaatttttttaaaatagaccAATTTATTTAATATCGAAATTGAGATCAGAACTTAAATGTTGCAAGTTGGTGAGTGCTAATACGAACCATTggactaagggtgggtttggatgggcaatTGGGttcggtgcggtgcgtttagcttactttttgtctcacgctacagtatcgctacagtatctaatctaaCCGCcatcgctgtttttacactaactgcaggtaaacgcactgcccatccaaactcaccctaagacTGCTTATCTTTTATTAGATTTTCTTGGCCTTAAATGGTTTCTTgtctttgtaaagaaaaaatacaaatgtaAATGGATATGGGATAACATTTGCTCCCTAAAACTTGGACTTTCATTGTGGGTAGTAAATTATTGATTATAATTTGTAtgattttttagtaaattttaaattttaaaagggcttaatttttttttaatttgttactaCCGCACTTTTGACCATTCAaccttattaattttaaaatttttcaataaaagaGTAAGgctcaaattgaataaatgtgtaagctaaatttattattataccttatatataaacacaaaattttacGTCAGagcctaattttttaattttttcaatataaaagttaaaatgcaATCTAAGGTGTAGTTTAGAAAATTTTGTGTACTTTTACCGTGATTATGCATAAGTACTTGAACTATTATTGAATTTATTGAGTACAAGTACTTCAagcataatataaataatatatatacacacaatatCTTAAGATACAAAAACTTAGCCTTTTGAAGATCGGTGTTTGCAAATGCTAGTATTGTAATCCTATATCGGTAGAGAATAGGGTGTAAATGAGATATTAGTGTTTGCAAGTTATACGAGTTcgacttgaaaaaaaattgaattcaattCGATAATTATCAAGCCGAACTCGAGTAGCTCGAGCTATCAATCGAGCCAAATTCGAGTTTAGTAATACTTGACTCAAAAGGCTCGTGAGCCTTATCGagctttttatattattaaattatgttattgctcttaatatatattatttgccCTATGCTTAATTACTAAGTCGAGCTCTAGCTCGAGTTTGACTTCGAGCTTAAAAATAAATGTTCGGTCGAGCTCGAGCCAAGTATCAATATTCGAATTTCAAGTCGAGTTCGAGCTTTGTACTATTCGAGCTTGGCTTGACTAGATTATACCCCTACTAAAGAAcctataatataaataaattgggaataattataaaaattattttgttcttttttctaatttataaattaaaataatttttttataagtaaataaatcttaaaagcaaaaaagaagaagTCAAAAATTGAAAGAACCGATTGAACCAAACTAAAGAAATTCAATTCGATTTATTCAATTTTGGGGTTAAATTCAGTACAAATTATATGGTTTTGTTGGCTTAATCAATTTATtcggttttttttatataaaaactcgAACCCACCAAATATAAACATTCAATATCTAATACTTACACTCGAATCCAAGTCTGAATAACCTAGCTTGTAAAAGTGCATCTATCTAAATCACTAGCTCACCAACTTCTACCGGTAAGGTTGCATCTTTGGGATGTGAAACTCGCTTAAGGTCCTGAGCCAACCTGTGAACCATTCCATATATGCTATCAAAATTAGGATGTGATCTATCAAACACGGTGAACTCATGGACTTCATTGTCTATTTCAACTGAGCTTGCTCCTGATGGTTTTTGGACCCCTACGCTCTTCATCTGAAGCCTTACCGTTGCAACACCATCCCAATCTCCTGCCGCAGCAAATATATTAGCTAACATGGAATAATTTCCGGGATCCGTACGATCCAATTTAAAGTGATCGAGCACTTTCTCAGCAAGTTCCGTAGCACCATGTAATCGACATGCCCCCAAAAGGGTACCCCAAATAACAGCATTCGGTTCGAAAGGCATGGTATTTACAAGCATAAAAGCTTCCTTCAAACGCTCTCCACGGCCTAAAAGGTCGATCATGCAACCGTAATGCTCAATTTCAGGAACAATTCCGTAATCCTTTTCCATTGCGTAAAAGCATTGTATGCCCTCGTCAATAAAGCCTGCATGAGAACAAGCACACAAGACGCCAATAAATG from the Gossypium hirsutum isolate 1008001.06 chromosome D09, Gossypium_hirsutum_v2.1, whole genome shotgun sequence genome contains:
- the LOC121221100 gene encoding UPF0301 protein BF2109, encoding MEACFFSSNSFIKTIEFEPSIKPKPLPFPNTNSNLFYSTKVASPSSITCCLSNDEKKPTLDSDWRSFRAKLVATEKVSGPSSWAGPDTVVDQPPQPVTIGDKWAHTIREPEKGCLLIATKKLDGVHIFERTVILLLKAGSIGPLGIILNQSSLKSIKEMRSTTIRDVSEVFSHVPLFFGGPLEDGFFLVSPTKDDDDGGVEKSGGFEEVMKGLYYGTKESVGYAAEMVKRNVVKARDFRFFDGYCLWDKEQLDEEIKAGFWIVVACSPSVIGLASVGNVGLWEEILGLIGPRNVW